One window from the genome of Acidobacteriota bacterium encodes:
- a CDS encoding DUF3810 family protein — protein sequence MTSRIAWRLGLMGTAALLIAVRWPASLVERWYARSAYPQIQSVLTGVSNLAPFALLDVLIVVGLLGVAWGAVRIIGSGRGRRWRTTGRAVLNMGAIAAAAYIAFYGCWGLNYQREPVTAWLDFDESRLTQERTGTLADQVVAALVRLQRVVPPQSEEETRQEQARRLAPAFDEAARAIGLPGGTRPGRPKVSLLDPYFTRAGVSGMTDPFFLETLAATNLLPVEQPAVIAHEWAHLAGLARESEASFVGWLACIHSDEWAQYSGWLDLFLRVVGSLDANQRRLVMVSLPSRVIRDIELMRQRNERDQIRMVSLVAWRTYDSYLKTNRVASGVRNYNEVVRLVLGTRFESGWIPARKRDQKK from the coding sequence GTGACAAGCAGGATAGCCTGGCGGCTCGGGCTGATGGGCACGGCCGCGCTCTTGATTGCCGTGCGGTGGCCGGCAAGCCTGGTCGAGCGGTGGTACGCGCGGTCCGCCTACCCGCAGATACAGTCGGTGCTTACCGGCGTGTCGAACCTGGCTCCGTTTGCGCTACTTGACGTCCTGATTGTCGTCGGGCTCCTCGGGGTGGCCTGGGGCGCCGTGCGCATCATCGGGTCCGGGCGCGGCCGGCGGTGGCGAACGACGGGGCGGGCCGTCCTGAACATGGGGGCAATCGCAGCTGCGGCCTATATCGCCTTCTACGGGTGTTGGGGCCTGAACTACCAGCGCGAGCCGGTGACCGCCTGGCTGGACTTCGACGAGTCGAGGCTCACGCAGGAGCGGACAGGAACGCTGGCTGACCAGGTCGTGGCCGCACTGGTGCGGCTGCAGCGTGTCGTGCCGCCGCAGTCGGAGGAAGAGACTCGGCAGGAACAGGCGCGGCGGCTGGCGCCCGCGTTCGACGAGGCCGCGCGCGCCATCGGTCTGCCCGGTGGCACGCGTCCGGGGCGACCGAAAGTGTCGCTGCTGGATCCGTACTTCACGCGGGCCGGCGTGAGCGGCATGACCGACCCGTTCTTTCTCGAGACGCTCGCGGCGACGAACCTTCTGCCAGTCGAGCAGCCCGCGGTGATCGCGCACGAGTGGGCACACTTGGCGGGCCTGGCTCGCGAGTCGGAAGCGTCGTTTGTGGGATGGCTGGCGTGCATCCATTCGGACGAATGGGCGCAGTACAGCGGCTGGCTTGATCTGTTTCTGCGGGTCGTCGGCTCGCTCGATGCGAACCAACGCCGGCTGGTGATGGTCAGCCTTCCGAGCCGGGTCATCCGGGATATCGAACTGATGCGCCAACGCAATGAGCGTGATCAGATCCGCATGGTCAGCCTCGTCGCCTGGCGGACCTACGACTCGTACTTGAAGACAAACAGAGTGGCGAGCGG